The Halorhabdus sp. BNX81 genome includes a region encoding these proteins:
- a CDS encoding CBS domain-containing protein, with translation MLIRDVMSTDYLTVSRDRSLRAAVEILLKDGRESIIITDGDDPDGLITQRSALIACYKTDDPLSEIPVSGFASGFPTSVKPDATVLFAIGQLINADTDVLPVVEGLELVGVVTREDMLNEYTNLRNEAFNTVEQRKDWGPE, from the coding sequence GTGTTGATCCGCGACGTGATGAGCACTGATTACCTGACGGTGTCGCGTGACCGGAGCCTCAGGGCCGCCGTCGAAATACTGCTCAAGGACGGCCGGGAGTCGATCATCATCACCGACGGCGACGATCCGGACGGACTGATCACCCAGCGGTCGGCGCTGATCGCCTGCTACAAGACCGATGATCCGCTCAGCGAAATCCCCGTTTCGGGGTTCGCCTCGGGGTTTCCGACGTCCGTGAAGCCGGACGCGACAGTGTTGTTCGCCATCGGTCAGTTGATCAACGCCGATACGGACGTCCTGCCGGTCGTCGAGGGCCTTGAACTGGTCGGCGTCGTCACCCGCGAGGACATGCTCAACGAGTACACGAACCTCCGCAACGAGGCGTTCAACACGGTCGAACAACGCAAGGACTGGGGACCCGAATGA
- a CDS encoding PAS domain S-box protein, with product MAWQTTWMIVPLLVAAFLLLVLGLSMLLLVTLNRMTATIGSLLVFCLAGATWALSAAYQVANTGGPKRIWFAIGSGAFVVLVVAWVVFALAASERQTWLAPSRLVPILAVGGVLAGVFVTNPLHGWLWDATVVADGDLRLLDIDPKPGYVIGQFVLLVATGAGGACLATFAKRHERVASLAVAGILGGITLPVATGLVYRLGIGPGFDLTPVALVITAGTLTYLVFTQEFIGEVPLPRSVILDRMDEGLVVVGTRGQITDLNPAAKSMLGIDDSALGAAVETVLPEWPTLDGERVTVDVTIGGSDPRHLRLRVAPLAGDHHAEIGFISDRTEQQALQARYQAIIEESAEVNVLLDETGTITYASPSVHRILGWEPAELEGRDGFSIVAPRDRERVREEFEAVREDPSSQPRVEYRVIDADGEECVFESLVRNLLDHPHVEAIAVTSRDVTERRQRERELERMNERLEEFASILSHDLRNPLEVAKIHTTLAERGEADALETVQGALDRIDAMIDDILTYVREDESIDPESVDCHAVLRTAWETVHTRDATLTVTLEEAAVIRADRRRLRRALENLFRNAIDHSGGDVSVRVGRTDDGFYVADDGPGIPPDEREAVFDNGFTTATEGTGLGLAIVRRTAQAHGWTVTATESADGGARFEFAGVEFVAG from the coding sequence ATGGCCTGGCAAACGACCTGGATGATCGTGCCGCTGCTCGTTGCCGCGTTCCTGCTGTTGGTGTTGGGGCTGTCGATGTTACTGTTGGTGACGCTCAACCGCATGACGGCCACGATCGGGTCGTTGTTGGTTTTCTGTCTTGCGGGAGCGACCTGGGCACTCTCGGCGGCCTATCAGGTCGCCAATACCGGCGGCCCAAAGCGGATCTGGTTTGCGATCGGGTCCGGTGCCTTCGTCGTGCTCGTCGTCGCGTGGGTGGTGTTCGCGCTGGCTGCCAGCGAACGCCAGACGTGGCTTGCCCCGTCCCGACTCGTCCCCATCCTCGCGGTCGGTGGCGTCCTGGCCGGCGTGTTCGTGACGAACCCGCTGCACGGGTGGCTGTGGGATGCAACCGTCGTCGCGGACGGCGACCTCCGCCTGCTGGATATCGATCCGAAGCCGGGCTACGTCATAGGCCAGTTCGTGTTGCTGGTGGCGACGGGGGCAGGCGGGGCCTGCCTGGCGACTTTCGCCAAACGCCACGAGCGGGTGGCCTCCCTTGCGGTCGCGGGTATCCTGGGGGGCATTACCCTCCCGGTCGCGACCGGCTTGGTCTACCGCCTCGGCATTGGCCCGGGGTTTGACCTCACGCCGGTCGCGCTCGTAATCACCGCGGGGACGCTGACGTATCTCGTGTTCACCCAGGAGTTCATCGGGGAGGTCCCGCTCCCACGGTCGGTCATTTTGGATCGCATGGACGAAGGGCTCGTGGTCGTGGGGACGCGGGGGCAGATAACCGACCTCAATCCCGCAGCCAAGTCGATGCTGGGGATCGACGACTCGGCCCTGGGGGCGGCCGTCGAGACGGTGCTGCCGGAGTGGCCGACGCTGGATGGCGAGCGGGTGACTGTCGACGTCACGATCGGGGGGAGCGACCCACGGCATCTCCGTTTGCGCGTCGCGCCGCTTGCCGGGGATCACCACGCCGAGATCGGATTTATCTCCGATCGGACCGAACAGCAAGCCCTCCAGGCACGCTATCAGGCCATCATCGAGGAATCCGCCGAGGTCAACGTGTTGTTGGACGAGACGGGGACGATCACCTACGCCAGCCCGTCAGTCCACCGAATCCTCGGCTGGGAGCCCGCCGAACTGGAGGGACGCGATGGGTTCTCGATTGTCGCCCCGCGGGACCGCGAGCGCGTCCGCGAGGAGTTCGAGGCGGTCCGTGAGGATCCGTCCTCCCAGCCCCGTGTCGAGTATCGAGTCATCGACGCCGACGGCGAGGAATGCGTCTTCGAATCGCTGGTCCGAAACCTGCTCGACCATCCACACGTGGAAGCGATCGCCGTCACCTCACGCGACGTCACGGAGCGCCGGCAGCGAGAACGGGAACTCGAACGGATGAACGAGCGCTTAGAGGAGTTCGCCTCGATTCTCAGCCACGACCTCCGGAATCCCCTGGAGGTCGCAAAGATCCACACGACGCTCGCCGAACGCGGCGAGGCGGACGCCCTCGAGACGGTCCAGGGGGCCCTCGACCGGATCGACGCCATGATCGACGACATCCTGACGTACGTCCGGGAGGACGAGTCCATCGATCCGGAATCGGTCGATTGTCACGCCGTCCTCAGGACTGCCTGGGAGACTGTCCACACCCGGGACGCAACCCTGACCGTGACTCTCGAGGAGGCGGCCGTCATCCGGGCGGACCGCCGTCGGCTCCGACGGGCCCTCGAAAACCTCTTCCGGAATGCGATCGACCACAGCGGTGGGGACGTTTCCGTCAGGGTTGGTCGAACGGATGACGGCTTCTACGTCGCCGACGACGGGCCGGGCATCCCGCCGGACGAACGCGAGGCGGTCTTCGACAACGGGTTTACCACCGCCACGGAGGGGACTGGACTCGGGCTGGCGATCGTTCGACGGACGGCACAGGCCCACGGCTGGACGGTCACAGCCACGGAGAGCGCCGACGGCGGCGCTCGGTTCGAGTTCGCCGGCGTCGAGTTCGTTGCGGGGTAA
- a CDS encoding response regulator: protein MSPTPESDTTVLVVEDERATAEGYARLLEADYDVRVAYDGEQALDALEETVDVVLLDRRIPGLSGVDVLDVIEDRGLDCRVALVTAVAPDYDILELGIDDYLTKPVGAKNLEATVEKLCALDEHERLQRELSSARVKRNVLEVEKDENELANSDEFARLVERIETLESRLTEIEDAYPAHFET, encoded by the coding sequence GTGTCACCGACTCCCGAGTCCGACACGACCGTCCTCGTCGTCGAAGACGAACGGGCGACCGCCGAGGGATACGCACGACTGCTGGAGGCAGACTACGACGTTCGGGTGGCCTACGACGGCGAGCAGGCCCTGGATGCGCTTGAGGAAACCGTCGACGTCGTCTTGTTGGATCGCCGGATTCCTGGGCTCTCGGGCGTGGACGTGCTGGACGTTATCGAAGACCGGGGGCTGGATTGCCGAGTCGCCCTGGTGACCGCCGTGGCACCGGATTACGACATTCTGGAGTTGGGTATCGACGATTACCTCACGAAACCAGTCGGCGCGAAAAACCTCGAAGCCACCGTCGAAAAGCTCTGTGCGCTCGACGAGCACGAGCGGCTCCAGCGCGAACTCAGCAGCGCCCGCGTCAAGCGCAACGTCCTCGAAGTCGAAAAAGACGAGAACGAACTCGCAAACAGCGACGAGTTCGCCCGACTCGTCGAGCGGATCGAAACGCTCGAATCCCGGCTCACCGAGATCGAAGACGCGTATCCGGCGCACTTCGAGACGTGA
- a CDS encoding DNA-directed RNA polymerase subunit epsilon has product MDSRGENHVGRAREPADRERREWREQREVSTKPGDGTLSRAQAKRDATIRQFDIVSPSATTIGRPEDPNSDLSERLRRLHDEQHPAMTGHAERMHRLDKARITHALCSALDVTPWERDRTLGIMTEIDLTAFGSQRAISKVALVVIQYVVDLERQRQLGLTDPDRIAALSPDEMASLYDRLDSITDDDRYQRLLSAHGLDQTSVNRLDRVLKDQLDEHDLRDAVYGRSPYHDPNLPREREPGPSTAGSDGPSTGDTGPGQPDT; this is encoded by the coding sequence ATGGACAGCAGGGGAGAGAACCACGTCGGCCGGGCCAGAGAGCCAGCCGATCGCGAGCGCCGGGAATGGCGCGAGCAGCGGGAAGTCTCGACGAAGCCGGGGGACGGGACGCTCTCGCGGGCGCAAGCCAAGCGGGACGCGACGATCAGACAGTTCGATATCGTTTCGCCGAGCGCCACGACGATCGGTCGGCCGGAGGACCCGAACTCGGATCTGAGTGAGCGTCTCCGGCGACTCCACGACGAGCAACACCCGGCGATGACCGGCCACGCCGAGCGGATGCACCGTCTGGACAAAGCCCGGATCACTCACGCGCTGTGCAGTGCGCTGGACGTGACGCCCTGGGAGCGCGACCGCACGCTGGGGATCATGACCGAGATCGACCTGACGGCCTTCGGGAGCCAGCGTGCCATTTCGAAGGTGGCGCTGGTCGTCATCCAGTATGTCGTCGATCTGGAACGCCAGCGCCAGCTAGGGTTGACCGATCCGGACCGGATCGCCGCGCTGAGCCCCGACGAGATGGCGTCGCTGTACGATCGACTCGACTCGATCACCGATGACGACCGCTACCAGCGGCTGCTTTCGGCCCACGGCCTCGATCAGACGAGCGTCAACCGACTCGACAGGGTACTCAAAGACCAACTCGATGAACACGATCTCCGCGACGCGGTGTACGGCCGCTCGCCGTACCACGATCCGAACCTGCCCCGTGAACGCGAACCGGGCCCGTCGACTGCGGGATCCGATGGTCCTAGCACCGGGGATACCGGCCCGGGACAACCGGACACGTGA
- a CDS encoding uracil-DNA glycosylase produces the protein MEHMDGLSVEGCERCSELLASRSRIVDGVGPDDADLLFVGEAPGEREDEQGEPFVGRSGTVLDDALRDAGLSRADVRITNCVRCRPPENRDPTAEERSNCRPYLDQEIGLVDPAVIVTLGKVPGEHLLGRDLAVTSEAGSIEEIEIGGTRRRVLVCVHPAATLYDRSQRETFETTIQQAADLAGDGGQAELGDF, from the coding sequence ATGGAGCACATGGACGGCCTCTCGGTCGAGGGCTGTGAGCGGTGTTCGGAACTCCTCGCTTCCCGGTCCCGGATCGTTGACGGTGTCGGTCCAGACGACGCTGATCTCCTCTTCGTCGGCGAAGCCCCGGGCGAGCGCGAGGACGAACAGGGCGAGCCCTTCGTCGGCCGTAGCGGGACAGTCCTCGACGACGCCCTGCGGGACGCCGGCCTCTCGCGGGCGGACGTCCGGATCACCAACTGTGTGCGATGTCGACCACCCGAGAATCGCGATCCGACTGCCGAGGAGCGCTCGAACTGTCGCCCGTACCTCGATCAGGAGATCGGCCTGGTCGATCCCGCGGTGATCGTCACGCTCGGCAAAGTCCCTGGCGAGCACCTCCTGGGCCGGGATCTGGCCGTCACCAGCGAGGCGGGTTCGATCGAGGAGATCGAGATCGGGGGCACGCGCCGGCGCGTCCTCGTCTGCGTCCATCCGGCTGCGACGCTGTACGACCGCAGTCAGCGCGAAACCTTCGAAACCACGATCCAGCAGGCCGCTGACCTGGCTGGCGACGGTGGCCAGGCCGAACTGGGTGACTTTTGA
- a CDS encoding DUF99 family protein, which yields MKSGVRALGIAESFTGESSTLAGAVVRASRVTDGFVFGSCTVGGRDATDAIARMVERLDRADVRYLLVAGIAPAWFNVLDLHRLHEETGLPVLSVTFEESEGLEPTLREEFSGEALAWRLDTYRSQPVRERVSVTDETVFVRSVGCGQSEAREVVRAFTPEGGRPEPLRVARLAARAADGAFDSADR from the coding sequence GTGAAATCGGGGGTTCGCGCCCTCGGAATCGCCGAGTCGTTCACCGGGGAGTCGAGTACGCTTGCCGGCGCAGTTGTCCGCGCCAGTCGCGTCACCGACGGCTTCGTCTTCGGCTCCTGCACGGTCGGCGGACGCGACGCGACCGATGCCATCGCCCGGATGGTCGAACGCCTCGACCGCGCGGACGTTCGCTACCTGCTCGTCGCCGGGATCGCCCCGGCGTGGTTCAACGTGCTCGACCTGCACCGTCTCCACGAGGAGACCGGACTGCCGGTGCTCTCGGTTACCTTCGAGGAGAGCGAGGGGCTGGAACCGACGCTCCGCGAGGAGTTTTCCGGGGAGGCGCTCGCCTGGCGACTCGATACGTACCGTTCCCAACCGGTCCGTGAGCGCGTTTCGGTCACCGACGAAACGGTTTTCGTCCGGAGTGTGGGCTGTGGCCAGAGTGAGGCCCGCGAGGTGGTCCGGGCGTTCACCCCTGAGGGTGGGCGACCCGAGCCGCTGCGGGTCGCGCGGCTGGCAGCGCGGGCGGCCGATGGAGCGTTCGATTCCGCCGATCGATAG
- a CDS encoding DUF5786 family protein — protein sequence MGFGSYDETEQENQDLDADFDDDDGVNAAENTHDGDVEFEFTASNDELIDQLSDIKENT from the coding sequence ATGGGGTTTGGGAGCTACGACGAAACCGAACAGGAGAATCAGGACCTGGACGCTGATTTTGATGATGACGACGGGGTCAACGCTGCGGAAAACACACACGACGGCGACGTTGAGTTCGAATTCACGGCCTCGAACGACGAACTGATCGATCAGTTATCGGATATCAAGGAGAACACCTAA